A genomic segment from Salvia splendens isolate huo1 chromosome 13, SspV2, whole genome shotgun sequence encodes:
- the LOC121760658 gene encoding uncharacterized protein LOC121760658: MPPRRRRGPRVENNVGEQTEGSVGNPPLPPPPPLPQPNEREYIKAFRKENPPKFDGLGEPPKAEAWVRNIERIFEFMGCTDRERLACVTYQLTGPADFWWETKKRTMDPTRREALTWKDFKEEVYNKYVPESYRRAKVVEFHTLKQGSMTVTEYDRTLCEMTRYAPELVDTDEKMAAKFRSGLRTEIRVAVASRRGIPYSERGNPQRTPYCNRCSKHHVGECRVGGIRCYACGGNGHMSRECPNNNKGRVKNGQGQKPPQQPQPIRQVAPQQARAYALKGN, from the exons ATGCCTCCaagacgtagacgtggtccGCGTGTGGAGAACAACGTGGGGGAACAGACAGAAGGAAGTGTCGGGAATCCACCCctgcctccaccaccacctctaccccaaccaaacgaAAGGGAGTACATCAAAGCCTTTCGGAAAGAGAACCCACCTAAGTTCGATGGATTGGGAGAGCCCCCGAAGGCGGAGGCATGGGTACGCAACATTGAGCGTATCTTTGAGTTTATGGGATGCACGGACAGGGAACGTCTGGCCTGCGTGACGTATCAGCTGACAGGACCCgctgacttttggtgggaaacgaagaagagAACCATGGACCCCACTCGCCGTGAGGCGCTTACTTGGAAGGATTTTAAGGAAGAGGTTTACAACAAGTATGTCCCGGAAAGTTATCGGCGGGCGAAGGTAGTGGAGTTCCACACGTTGAAGCAAGGAAGTATGACGGTCACAGAGTACGACCGCACCCTATGTGAGATGACGCGTTATGCACCAGAATTGGTGGAtacagacgagaagatggctgCGAAGTTCCGTTCCGGCCTTAGGACAGAGATAAGGGTAGCAGTGGCTAGTCGGaggggaattccttattccgag AGGGGAAACCCGCAGAGAACACCCTACTGTAATCGGTGCTCCAAGCATCATGTTGGGGAGTGCCGAGTTGGAGGCATTCGGTGTTATGCATGTGGTGGAAACgggcacatgtctcgagagtgcccaaacaacaacaaaggtAGAGTGAAGAATGGGCAGGGACAGAAACCACCACAACagcctcaaccaatccgacaagtggccccacagcaAGCAAGGGCGTACGCACTCAAAGGAAACTAA